ACTCCACACTCCTAATACTACTGGAATAACTCCCTTACTTGCCATTACAATCCCTATATTTAAACAAGTTATATATGAAAATATTACTATTAAACTTAAAGCAAAATTTGCTCCTTTTCCACTTCTATGATGTCCAATAGATAGAAATACTCCTAATAGAGATAACATCATTGTTGATAGAGGAACTGCTAACTTTTTGTTTATCTCTATGCTATATTCTCTTTTTTCATCACTATTCTTATCTTTCATCTCTTTTATTAAAGTTGTTATTCCCTTTGCCTCTACATCATTAACTTTTACTTCAATTTCACTGAAATAAGCAGTTAAAGGTATTCTTTTTTCATCAAATTTTCCTCTTAAAACTTCTTTTCCCTTTTCATTAAAATTATAAAATTTTGAATTTTTTAATACCATAGCAGAATCTTTCCAATAAGCTTCCTCCCCTACTACAACAGTTGGAAAGTTTTCATCTTTTGCCTTTTGAAATATTAAAATTCCTTTTGCTTTTTTCTCCTTACCTTCTAATCTATCTATATATAGATTATATTCGTCCACTTCATCTATGAAAGTTTTCTCTTTTAATTGGAAAACTGGATTTTCATATGCTATTTTTGCTGTTAAATATTGTAATTTAGCCACAGATCTAGGAATAATACTTTCTTGTAAAAAGAAAATAAAAAGTGTAACTACACATGCTGAAAAAAATATAGGTTTTACAATATCTTTTAATGACATTCCCACAGCACTCATAGCAGTAGCTTCACTGGTTCTAGTAAATTTTGAAAAAGTTAGCATTATCCCCAAAAACATTCCCATAGGTATTGTTTGTGACAAAATTGGTGGTAAATAAAAGGATAAAATTCTTAATACATCTATTATTGATATTCCTTTAACTATTATATTTTCCATCATTGCTACAATTATATCTATTAAAAATATAAAAGTAAAAAGAGAGACTCCAAAGATTACAGGTAATTTTATTTCATTTAAAATATATCTGTCTATTATTTTCATTGTTTTCTCCTAAAAAATTTTATTAATATATTTATCAATAAGTTTTTCATTTTTTACATCATCTAATTTATCTTTAAATGTTTTTGGAATATAATTTTCAATAACAGGAACTACTCTTAAAAAAGTCTCAGCAGCTCTACTATTTTCTCCATATTTTTTTATACTTGGATATAAATCTGCTGAAAAATTAAAAATAAATATTATTACTAAAGCTAAAATAGCTCCTTTCATTGCACCTATAATTCCACCTAAAATTCTTAAAATAAATCCTTTTGTGACACTTTCCATAATAGTTCTAATAAAATGAACAATTATTCCTATTACTATATATACAGCCCAAAATAAAATAATATAAGTTACAAAATAATTTGTATTATTTGATTTTAAATTTAAAAATTCCATTAAGATAGGTGTAAAATATTTAGCAG
Above is a genomic segment from uncultured Fusobacterium sp. containing:
- a CDS encoding CvpA family protein, which produces MYLDIIILVIVVLAILDGLKNGLFVEFLSVFGLAINFLAAKYFTPILMEFLNLKSNNTNYFVTYIILFWAVYIVIGIIVHFIRTIMESVTKGFILRILGGIIGAMKGAILALVIIFIFNFSADLYPSIKKYGENSRAAETFLRVVPVIENYIPKTFKDKLDDVKNEKLIDKYINKIF
- a CDS encoding LptF/LptG family permease, which encodes MKIIDRYILNEIKLPVIFGVSLFTFIFLIDIIVAMMENIIVKGISIIDVLRILSFYLPPILSQTIPMGMFLGIMLTFSKFTRTSEATAMSAVGMSLKDIVKPIFFSACVVTLFIFFLQESIIPRSVAKLQYLTAKIAYENPVFQLKEKTFIDEVDEYNLYIDRLEGKEKKAKGILIFQKAKDENFPTVVVGEEAYWKDSAMVLKNSKFYNFNEKGKEVLRGKFDEKRIPLTAYFSEIEVKVNDVEAKGITTLIKEMKDKNSDEKREYSIEINKKLAVPLSTMMLSLLGVFLSIGHHRSGKGANFALSLIVIFSYITCLNIGIVMASKGVIPVVLGVWSPNIILFLITLIIYKKKAEVI